In Thauera sedimentorum, a single genomic region encodes these proteins:
- a CDS encoding amino acid ABC transporter substrate-binding protein — protein MKIVRTTLASAIAVAALGLSAQANAGTTLDAVNKKGFVQCGVSDGLPGFSYTDSKGAYRGIDVDVCRAVAAAVFGDANKVRYTPLTAKERFTALQSGEVDVLSRNTTWTSSRDGGMGISFAGVTYYDGQGFLVNKKLGVKSAKELDGAAVCIQAGTTTELNLSDYFRASGMKYTPITYDKSDETVKALEAGRCDVLTSDQSQLYAQRIKLADPESYVVLPEVISKEPLGPSVRQGDDEWFKIVRWALLAQVHAEELGVSSANVEDLAKSSKNPDVRRLLGAEGEYGKDLGLPKDWAVKIIKQVGNYGEMFERNVGMGSELKIARGLNALWNKGGLQYAPPVR, from the coding sequence ATGAAAATTGTACGAACCACGCTGGCCTCCGCCATTGCCGTCGCCGCCCTCGGCCTGTCCGCCCAGGCGAACGCCGGCACCACGCTCGACGCCGTAAACAAGAAAGGCTTCGTGCAGTGCGGCGTCAGCGACGGCCTGCCCGGCTTCTCCTACACCGATTCGAAGGGCGCCTATCGCGGCATCGACGTCGACGTCTGCCGTGCGGTCGCGGCCGCCGTGTTCGGTGACGCCAACAAGGTCCGCTACACCCCGCTGACCGCCAAGGAGCGCTTCACCGCGCTGCAGTCGGGCGAAGTCGACGTGCTGTCGCGCAACACCACCTGGACCAGCTCGCGCGACGGCGGCATGGGCATCAGCTTTGCCGGCGTGACCTACTACGACGGCCAGGGCTTCCTGGTGAACAAGAAACTGGGCGTCAAGAGCGCCAAGGAACTGGACGGCGCCGCGGTGTGCATCCAGGCCGGCACCACCACCGAACTGAACCTGTCCGACTACTTCCGTGCCAGCGGCATGAAGTACACCCCGATCACCTACGACAAGTCCGACGAGACCGTGAAGGCGCTGGAAGCCGGCCGTTGCGACGTGCTGACCTCCGACCAGTCGCAGCTCTACGCGCAGCGCATCAAGCTGGCCGACCCGGAAAGCTACGTGGTGCTGCCGGAGGTGATCTCCAAGGAGCCGCTGGGGCCGTCGGTGCGCCAGGGTGACGACGAGTGGTTCAAGATCGTCCGCTGGGCCCTGCTCGCCCAGGTGCACGCCGAGGAGCTGGGCGTGAGCTCGGCCAACGTCGAGGATCTGGCGAAGAGCTCCAAGAACCCCGACGTGCGCCGCCTGCTGGGCGCCGAAGGCGAGTACGGCAAGGACCTGGGCCTGCCCAAGGACTGGGCGGTCAAGATCATCAAGCAGGTGGGCAACTACGGCGAGATGTTCGAACGCAACGTCGGCATGGGTAGCGAGCTGAAGATCGCCCGCGGCCTCAACGCCCTGTGGAACAAGGGCGGCCTCCAGTACGCGCCGCCGGTCCGCTAA